The sequence GATTTCGCCAGGGGGAAGGGGGCACGCACGGGGTTATCTCCTCTCGTCGTCCGCGGGCCGCGCGAGGCGGCACCAGTGATCGTAGTAGGCGGCCTGTCCGCCCATGTCGGCCTCGCGTCCGACGAGCAGGGCGTTCACGCCCTGGCCGCAGGAGAGCCAGCCGCCGCGGGGGACGTACACGCAGTCCGGGGAAAGGCCCGGCTTGGCCTCCAGGCGCACGCGGAGCATGCCGCGCGGTCCGTGGAGCTCGGCCGTCTCGCCCGGGGCGAAGCCTTCGGCCTGAAGGCGCTCGGGCGCCAGGAAGACCGTGAGGTCGTCTTGCTGCTCGGCCATGGGGATCTGCGAGAGCAGGTACCTCTTGCGGATCGTGGACAGCAGGCGCAGGGGGGAGTGCACAGGCGCGGCAGGCTCGGCGTGCAGCGTCTCGGGCAGGCGGCACAGGCCGTCCGGATGGGCGTAGACGCCGCCCTCGTAGGGCACGCCGGGGGAGGGCGCGGCCAGGTGGACCGCGGCGCGCAGTTCCCCGGGCGTGGTCTGCACGCGCTCGGCGCAAAGCGCCTGCGCGATGACCTTCTCGGCGTCGGGGAAGGGCACGGGCGGAGAGAGGCGCGCGGCCACGGTCGCGGCGATCTCGAAGTTGCCGCGCGTCTCGCCGCGCGGAGGCACCACGGGCGCGGACCAGTGCACGAAGCTGGCCATGGAGGGCGCGGCCACGTCCTCGCACTCGAGCATCAGCGCGGGCGGCAGGACGACGTCGGCGCAGCGCGTGGTGTCCGTGGGAAACGGCTCCACGGCCACGGTGAAGGCGCGCGCGAGCTCGTCCTGGATGGCGCGGCTGTCCTGGCCCTGCGTCACGATGTTCGTGCCCTCGACCCAGATCATGCGCACGGGTTCGCCTTCCTCCCGGGCCCGGGCGAGGTCGCCGCCGAGGTCCGCGTAGGAGAAGGTGCGCGGCGCGGCCGTGTGCGGCCTGCCGAAGCTCCCGTCCAAGAGGCCGCGCTCGCCCGCGGCGTAGTGCACGTTTCCGCCCGCCACGCCCACGTTGCCCGAGACCGCGACCAGGGCGGCCACGAAGGCGGCGTTCTCGCCGCCGAAGGCGTAGCGCTGCAGCCCCCGGCCGAGCAGGGTGGCCGTGGGGCCGTCGGCATAGGCCTTTGCCAGGGCGGCGGCGTCGTCCGGCGTGACGCCCGCCGCGTCGCACAGCGCGTCCACGTCCTGGCCGCGCAGGAGACCGAGGAAGGCCTCGGCGTTCTTCGCGCGCGCCAGCGCCG comes from Desulfovibrio sp. X2 and encodes:
- a CDS encoding molybdopterin-dependent oxidoreductase, encoding MPPILTSCTRHCPNGCALLVERDAEGRTITSIKGRADHPYTAGIVCAKTARFMERIASPERILAPQIRDKSTGRVREASWDEALSLVCERLDALRATPGDILHVFGNASGGLLYRASVHLFDRLGTARMSGTMCLGAGKEALAGVFGAMHDPDYSDLVKAKSVVNWGRNLDAQSPHIGRLVNEARRNGARALTVSPGDGNYAPYSDAQIVVRPGMDRFLAAAAARILLDSGRLPAAALARAKNAEAFLGLLRGQDVDALCDAAGVTPDDAAALAKAYADGPTATLLGRGLQRYAFGGENAAFVAALVAVSGNVGVAGGNVHYAAGERGLLDGSFGRPHTAAPRTFSYADLGGDLARAREEGEPVRMIWVEGTNIVTQGQDSRAIQDELARAFTVAVEPFPTDTTRCADVVLPPALMLECEDVAAPSMASFVHWSAPVVPPRGETRGNFEIAATVAARLSPPVPFPDAEKVIAQALCAERVQTTPGELRAAVHLAAPSPGVPYEGGVYAHPDGLCRLPETLHAEPAAPVHSPLRLLSTIRKRYLLSQIPMAEQQDDLTVFLAPERLQAEGFAPGETAELHGPRGMLRVRLEAKPGLSPDCVYVPRGGWLSCGQGVNALLVGREADMGGQAAYYDHWCRLARPADDERR